A genomic stretch from Veillonellales bacterium includes:
- the gatC gene encoding Asp-tRNA(Asn)/Glu-tRNA(Gln) amidotransferase subunit GatC, with product MKITRKDVENVALLSRLEIPENEIETVTQQLDAILEYADVLNTVNTEGIQPTAHVIPLKNVMREDEVKPSLPRELAFANAPEQENGYFKVPKIVEG from the coding sequence ATGAAAATTACCCGTAAAGATGTAGAGAATGTTGCGCTATTGTCGCGGCTGGAGATTCCGGAAAATGAAATTGAAACCGTGACCCAGCAGTTGGACGCAATTTTAGAGTATGCGGATGTGCTGAATACGGTCAATACGGAAGGCATTCAACCGACTGCCCATGTGATTCCTCTGAAGAATGTGATGCGCGAGGATGAAGTCAAACCGTCATTGCCCCGGGAACTTGCTTTTGCCAATGCCCCGGAACAGGAAAACGGCTATTTTAAAGTGCCAAAGATCGTGGAAGGATAG
- the gatA gene encoding Asp-tRNA(Asn)/Glu-tRNA(Gln) amidotransferase subunit GatA has protein sequence MELFKQTASQLHQQLIKKEISAVELTQAVLKRIDAVETDVKAYISQNRDMALAQAKAVDEKICRGDVIAPLAGIPGVLKDNMCTKGIKTTCASQILAEFIPPYDATVVEKLAGEDAVILGKANMDEFAMGGSTENSGFFPTKNPWDLTAVPGGSSGGSAAAVTAGEAIWALGSDTGGSIRQPAAYCGRVGLKPTYGRVSRYGLVAFASSLDQIGPITRDVTDCALVMNAISGHDPKDSTSVPMAVPDYTKSLVNDVKGLKIGLPKEYFVAGMDSAVKEAIHKAIDQLVALGAEYQEVSMPHTEYALSAYYLIAPAEASSNLARYDGVGFGRRTQGTDIVDMYKKTRSEFFGPEVKRRIMLGTYALSSGYYDAYYLKALKVRTLVKQDFDKAFEKVDVLITPTAPTTAFKLGQNVSNPLAMYLQDVCTIPINLAGVPGISIPCGFSGNMPIGLQIIGKPLGEETIIRAAYTFEQNNDYHKRFAPLGEVK, from the coding sequence ATGGAGCTATTTAAACAGACTGCCAGTCAGCTGCATCAACAGCTGATAAAAAAAGAAATATCTGCTGTGGAATTGACGCAAGCGGTTTTAAAACGAATTGATGCGGTGGAAACAGATGTTAAGGCCTATATCAGTCAGAACCGGGACATGGCACTGGCGCAGGCGAAAGCGGTTGACGAAAAAATTTGCCGCGGCGATGTCATTGCGCCTTTGGCGGGGATACCCGGAGTTTTGAAAGATAACATGTGTACGAAGGGAATTAAGACGACCTGCGCTTCGCAAATATTAGCTGAGTTTATTCCGCCCTATGATGCCACAGTAGTAGAAAAGCTGGCTGGGGAGGATGCGGTAATACTGGGCAAGGCCAATATGGATGAATTTGCTATGGGGGGCTCGACGGAAAACTCCGGCTTTTTCCCCACTAAAAATCCCTGGGACTTAACGGCTGTTCCCGGCGGTTCCAGCGGTGGCTCGGCCGCTGCGGTGACGGCCGGCGAGGCCATCTGGGCCCTGGGATCGGATACCGGCGGTTCCATTCGCCAGCCGGCCGCATATTGCGGGCGGGTAGGGTTAAAGCCGACTTATGGACGGGTTTCCCGTTATGGTTTGGTTGCGTTTGCTTCTTCCCTTGACCAAATTGGGCCCATCACCCGGGATGTTACTGATTGCGCCCTGGTGATGAATGCTATTTCCGGGCATGATCCGAAAGACTCCACTTCTGTGCCGATGGCGGTTCCCGATTATACTAAATCACTGGTCAATGATGTCAAAGGGCTGAAAATCGGTTTGCCGAAGGAATACTTTGTAGCCGGTATGGATTCGGCAGTGAAAGAGGCGATCCATAAAGCCATTGATCAGCTGGTTGCCTTAGGAGCGGAATATCAGGAGGTGTCTATGCCGCATACGGAGTATGCCTTATCCGCCTATTATCTCATTGCTCCGGCCGAGGCCAGTTCCAATCTTGCCCGCTATGACGGGGTCGGATTCGGCCGCCGGACGCAGGGCACCGATATTGTTGATATGTATAAAAAGACCCGCAGCGAATTTTTTGGTCCGGAAGTAAAACGCCGTATTATGCTGGGAACATATGCATTGAGCTCCGGCTATTATGACGCCTACTATCTGAAAGCACTGAAGGTGCGTACCCTGGTAAAACAGGATTTTGACAAGGCGTTTGAAAAAGTGGATGTTTTGATTACGCCGACAGCCCCGACGACCGCCTTTAAACTGGGACAGAATGTCAGCAATCCGCTGGCTATGTATTTGCAGGATGTGTGTACCATCCCGATTAATCTGGCGGGAGTACCGGGTATATCCATTCCCTGCGGTTTTTCCGGCAATATGCCGATTGGTTTGCAAATCATTGGTAAGCCGCTGGGTGAGGAAACAATTATCCGTGCTGCCTACACCTTTGAACAAAACAATGATTACCATAAGCGTTTTGCACCGCTGGGGGAGGTTAAATAA